Proteins encoded within one genomic window of Candidatus Thiodiazotropha endoloripes:
- a CDS encoding helix-turn-helix transcriptional regulator translates to MQQSKDLATLPEDALIRIKDVLRLYPISKSGWFKGIQDGKYPKPIKLGGRVSAWRVGDILNLVRNISGEKENNNQGKRTIKDQNTSTDQAA, encoded by the coding sequence ATGCAGCAATCTAAAGATCTGGCCACCCTTCCAGAAGACGCCCTAATCAGAATCAAGGATGTACTGAGACTGTATCCAATCAGTAAATCCGGTTGGTTCAAAGGCATTCAAGACGGCAAATACCCCAAACCTATAAAGCTAGGAGGAAGAGTCAGTGCTTGGCGCGTTGGCGATATCCTGAATCTTGTTCGCAACATTTCTGGAGAAAAAGAGAATAATAATCAGGGAAAGCGAACTATAAAGGATCAAAATACCAGCACAGATCAAGCAGCTTAA
- a CDS encoding AAA family ATPase: MSDYLNQFESAMRETGIEPPENLIADGELHRFSSNGRPSDSAGYYILHGDGIPAGHFGCWRTGISQDWRADTGQAFSPEEKREYAQRMERIREKRAAEDQKRKAQARQNAEEKWTNAKPETGAHKYLLNKGVSGHGLRSDGYNLLVPMRDAKGTLHSIQTIDPNGSKKFLSGGRVKGCYYPIGKPNGALCIAEGFATGASIHETTGKAVAVAFNSGNLKPVAEALRKKLPNIKLILCADDDVNTEGNPGITKATEAAKAVGGVVVVPDFGENRPECATDFNDLHQHRGLEAVKASFKTTRSIDDVKVKDTENSLSVKLIQGDSLTPEPIQWLWDGWLAAGKMHIVAGVPGTGKTTLCLALAASITIGGRWPDGTKAEKGHVLIWSGEDDPQDTLIPRLHACGADLSRIHFVTSVHKEGDSRPFDPAHDVPHLRKQLEAMRVPIKLMIVDPIVSATSGDSHKNAETRRSLQPLVDLAQSIRCALIGITHFTKGTAGRDPLDRVTGSLAFGALARLVMVAAKNPEDEKRVFMRAKSNIGADHGGFYYDLEQVELPNFPGVSTSQLLWGEAIDGTAREMLAETETTDDSEHKSAMNDAIEFLTTLLKDGPVQSKQIRKDVDQAGHSWATVKRAKKLLGIEANKDGMNGKWSWSLPPKGLKNPEGSHTNSMRAFEKNEPLRENSESF; encoded by the coding sequence ATGAGTGACTATCTCAATCAATTTGAATCAGCTATGAGAGAAACTGGTATTGAACCGCCAGAGAATCTCATTGCTGATGGTGAACTTCATCGATTTTCGTCTAATGGCAGACCTTCTGATTCGGCTGGATACTACATATTACACGGTGATGGTATTCCTGCCGGTCACTTTGGTTGTTGGCGAACAGGCATTTCCCAAGATTGGCGAGCTGATACCGGACAAGCGTTTAGCCCTGAGGAAAAGCGGGAGTATGCCCAACGGATGGAGAGAATTCGAGAGAAGAGAGCGGCTGAAGATCAAAAACGTAAGGCCCAAGCTAGGCAGAATGCTGAAGAGAAATGGACGAATGCAAAGCCCGAAACCGGGGCTCATAAGTACCTGTTAAATAAAGGTGTATCTGGTCACGGTCTGAGGTCGGATGGATATAATTTGCTGGTACCAATGCGTGATGCAAAAGGTACTCTCCATTCAATTCAGACTATCGATCCCAATGGCAGCAAGAAATTCCTATCTGGTGGTCGAGTAAAAGGTTGTTACTACCCGATCGGAAAACCAAACGGTGCATTGTGTATAGCCGAGGGTTTCGCTACTGGGGCAAGCATTCATGAGACGACAGGGAAAGCGGTAGCAGTCGCCTTCAACAGCGGCAATTTGAAACCTGTGGCAGAGGCTCTCAGAAAGAAACTGCCCAACATTAAATTGATTCTATGCGCTGATGATGATGTAAACACCGAAGGGAATCCCGGGATCACAAAAGCAACTGAAGCCGCCAAAGCGGTTGGCGGTGTTGTCGTTGTACCTGATTTCGGTGAGAACCGGCCTGAGTGTGCGACAGACTTCAACGATCTTCACCAGCATAGAGGCTTAGAGGCGGTTAAGGCCTCGTTTAAGACCACGAGATCGATTGATGATGTAAAGGTAAAGGATACTGAGAATAGCCTCTCTGTGAAGCTGATTCAGGGCGACAGCCTTACACCTGAGCCCATTCAGTGGCTTTGGGATGGGTGGTTGGCTGCAGGGAAAATGCACATCGTAGCGGGAGTGCCTGGAACAGGAAAGACAACCCTATGCCTCGCTCTTGCGGCATCGATCACCATAGGCGGTAGATGGCCAGATGGCACCAAAGCAGAAAAGGGGCATGTCTTGATCTGGTCTGGGGAAGACGACCCGCAAGATACCCTGATTCCACGATTACACGCATGTGGTGCTGATCTTAGCCGGATTCATTTCGTAACCTCTGTTCATAAGGAAGGCGACAGCCGTCCATTTGACCCTGCTCACGACGTACCGCATCTCAGAAAGCAGCTTGAGGCGATGAGAGTTCCGATCAAGTTGATGATTGTTGACCCCATCGTATCGGCTACCTCAGGTGACAGCCACAAGAACGCGGAGACTCGGCGATCTCTCCAGCCATTAGTCGATCTGGCTCAATCAATCCGGTGTGCTCTTATCGGAATCACACATTTCACAAAAGGAACTGCAGGTAGAGATCCGCTCGATCGGGTTACGGGTTCACTGGCCTTTGGGGCATTAGCTCGATTGGTCATGGTGGCTGCAAAGAACCCGGAAGATGAAAAGCGGGTATTTATGCGAGCGAAATCCAATATCGGGGCAGATCATGGAGGATTCTATTATGACCTGGAGCAAGTGGAGTTACCCAATTTCCCCGGTGTCAGTACCAGCCAGTTGCTTTGGGGTGAAGCCATTGATGGCACTGCAAGGGAGATGCTTGCCGAAACAGAAACGACTGACGATTCAGAACATAAATCAGCCATGAATGATGCCATCGAATTCTTGACCACCTTACTCAAGGACGGGCCAGTTCAATCGAAGCAGATTCGAAAAGATGTTGACCAGGCGGGACACTCATGGGCAACCGTCAAAAGGGCAAAAAAACTACTCGGAATTGAGGCCAACAAGGATGGGATGAATGGTAAGTGGTCATGGTCATTACCTCCGAAGGGGCTCAAAAACCCTGAAGGGTCTCACACAAATAGTATGAGAGCCTTCGAGAAAAATGAGCCCCTTCGGGAGAATTCGGAGAGTTTTTAG
- a CDS encoding terminase small subunit — protein MTQKEYVSQVDESRGLVQQPSAFDQLKPQQQQFVLELLKHNFNATKAAIEAGYSEKSARSQASQLLTKLNIQAAISEQVKAQQERIMVDADYLLEVLRDDVEADLADLFKENGNLKPVKEWPPVFRRGLVASLKVEAIQVRDNNEQSEIVQVKEVRLADRTKLKELLGKHRAVQAFDKEKDGNEIHIHIEGKDALL, from the coding sequence ATGACACAAAAAGAGTATGTATCTCAAGTAGATGAAAGTAGAGGTCTGGTTCAGCAACCTAGCGCATTCGATCAGCTTAAACCGCAACAGCAGCAGTTTGTTCTTGAGCTTCTGAAACACAATTTCAACGCCACAAAAGCAGCGATTGAGGCCGGGTACAGTGAGAAATCAGCCAGATCACAAGCATCTCAGCTATTAACAAAACTAAACATTCAGGCGGCAATCTCAGAGCAGGTCAAGGCACAGCAGGAACGGATCATGGTTGATGCAGATTACCTCCTGGAGGTGCTCAGAGATGATGTTGAAGCAGATTTAGCCGATCTTTTTAAGGAAAACGGCAACCTGAAACCCGTGAAGGAATGGCCACCTGTTTTCCGCCGTGGATTAGTCGCAAGCCTGAAGGTAGAGGCGATTCAAGTTCGAGACAATAACGAACAAAGCGAAATCGTACAGGTAAAAGAGGTCAGGCTCGCTGATCGAACCAAGCTGAAAGAACTTCTAGGAAAACACAGGGCTGTCCAGGCATTTGATAAGGAGAAGGATGGTAATGAGATTCACATTCATATCGAGGGCAAGGATGCACTTCTCTGA